In Runella sp. SP2, the genomic window ACCCTCGGCCACTATTGGCTTGATATTGTTCAACTTCCGCAAAATCGTAAGTAAGCTTTTTTAACGCACATGAGCACCGAAACCCTCAAACTCCTCATCGTTGACGACGACGAAGATGATTTTTATCTAACCTCCGACTACCTCAAAGAAATACCTTCCAAGACGTTTGACATCACTTGGGCAAATTCATTCAATGAGGGCATCAAAAAACTCACGCAGGATAACTTCGACCTCTGTTTTTTTGATTTTTTGTTGGGGGCAAAAACGGGTATCGACTTGCTCAAAATGGCCCTCGAAAGGGGCGTAAGTTGCCCCATCGTGCTGCTTACGGGAAAAGGCGACCAGCACATCGACCTCGAAGCCATGCGTCTGGGTGCGATGGATTATCTGGTTAAAAGTGAGTTGGATTCTGAAAAATTAAATCGGTGTATTCGGTATTCATTGGAGCGTGCAGAAAGTGTTCGGCGGCTACGAGAAAGCGAAACCAGGCTGCGTAATATTTTTGAGCACATGAAAGATGCGGTGCTTTTGAAGCGCCCCAATGGACTCATTTTTTACCACAATACTGCCGCCCTTACCCTCCTTGGATTTGACGAAACCGACATCCGACAGCTTCATTTTCGCGATTTGTTTGTCACTGTTTCTGATTATGACCGCTACGTACAGGCCCTTGAGCACCGCGATTCGTTAGACCATTTCGATGCGCTATTGCTCCGAAAAAACAACGAACGAATGCTCTGTTCTCTCCACATCAGCAGGCACACCGACAGCGAGGGGATTCCGTACATTATGATTGTCATTCAGGATATTACGACCCGAAAAAAACTTGAACGAGACCGATTACTGGCCGAAAAAGCCGCTTCAACAGCCCGTCTTGTACGAACGCTTGCCCACGAAGTTCGGAACCCCCTTACCAACATACACCTGTCGCTCGATCAACTAGAACCTGAGCTTGAAGACGAAGATTTACGCCTTTTTACAGATATAATTCGGCGAAACGGCCACCGAATCAACGGCCTCATCACCGAACTCCTCAACTCCTTTAAACCCCAAGAAACGATTCTCAAACACGTTTCTATTCAAGATATTTTGGAAGCAGCCCTTGCTGAGGCCATCGACCGCATCAATTTGAAGAAAATTACACTGGTCAAAGAATTTGGACAGGCGTGTTTTTTGGAGTTAGACGAGTCAAAAATTAAAATTGCCCTACTCAATCTTATTATCAATGCCATCGAGGCCATGGAACCCGAATCGGGCGTGCTGACCATTGTTACTTACATCGACGACGAAACCTGTTTTGTCAAAGTCCAAGACAATGGCTCGGGGATTAGCCCAGAAAACCTAAACCGTTTATTTGAGCCTTATTTTACCTCAAAAACAAACGGTTTAGGCTTGGGATTAGCCGCTACGCTTACCATTTTACATTCGCATCAAGCGACGGTCGAAGTCGAATCCGAACTTGAAAAAGGCACCACTTTTACTGTGATGTTTCCACTTGCGAAATATACGTCCTTTGCTGAGGAGGAAATGGTCTGATGATTGTTTTTCGGAACAACGACCGCAATAGCTCAATCGCCAACGCACCCACCACAAGCAGCATAGCAAACACCGTGGCCCACACCAAAATACGGTGGTACTCTGCTGCTTGATGGCGTGCGATGAGGATGCCCGTAAAAGCCCACAAAACTGAAAGGCTCAAATACCCATTACGGAGTATATTCAGGGCAATGCCCGTCACAATGGCGCCAATAACGACCATTGTACTTGCCCACGACACCTCGTTGCCTGTCCAGCCTAAACTTACCAAATAGGCAGTCACGTTGGCAATCGTTGCAATGCAAATCCAGCCCAAATACAACCCAAATGGCGCTTTTAGTGCCACCCGACTTCCGAGCGTAAGCGCTGGGGCAATGCCATCTATTTTGCGATTGATTTGAACCAATTGGGCCAATAACAACACCATAACGACTACCGAAATGGCGATGTACTCAAAATGCCACAAACAAATCCAAGAGGCATTCAGAAAGCAGGTCGTCACAAACCCCAACCCGATACTTCTAACCGTTTCGCCCGTGGCAGGATCCACATTTCTTTGAAACATCGACTTGCTTTGCTTGACACAAAACCAAAAAAGGAGAAGATAAATCACTCCCCAAATGGAAAACGTGAGGGGGGCAGGGACAAATAAATTAGGGTATTGGTCAGAAAGCTGACCCGTAGTTTTATGGTTTAAAGGTAGCGCTACGGCAAGGTAATTGGCCGCAATCATCACTACAAAAAAGACCCAGTTAAGCAACTGTAAAGTCTTGACTCCTAGGTTATTCATCTGTGCTTTCATAGTTTTTCATGTTTTCTATTATTAGTAAAACACACGTTCCAAAGCCATTGTTTGCCCCAACTGTGGCATTTGTTCCACACTTTCCCCCATGTCTCGCCGTATTTTCCCCATTTTTTGGGTCTTTTTGACATTGGAACAAAGTTTTTAACTCACTGAGCATCAATCAATTTTTCAACCTAAAACCATTTTCAATCATGCGCTCTCTCTTGTATATTATCGCGGTTATTTTAGTAATAGGCTGGTTAATTGGGGCATTTGCCTACAGCGCTTCTGGGCTTATTCACATTCTTTTGGTATTTGCCGTTATCTCGTTCCTGATTGGATTTATCCGTAGAGGAACGGTTTAGCACCACGACGCTACGTTTTTGTTGATGTTTCACTTAAAAACTGTTCAATTGTATGGAAGCTCTCATTTTGTTAATAATCATGGGTGTAGGACTCATCGGACTTGCAGTTTCATCGGCGTTGCTTTATTCAACTTATCATCCCAAACAGGATGAACTCAACACAAACGTAGATCAAGCACACCGTGACTTGTTCTTTCGGAAAGTCAAAAACAACGCCACCCGTATGCGTCACGCTCTTCACTAATAGATAGTACCACAAACAAAAACGCGCTATTCCAAAACAGATGGAATGGCGCGTTTTTTTAGTTTCTTCTTCTCTGTAGTGGTAAAAGGCCAGTAAGTTGTCTTTAGGATAGTTGGGAAAGAACCGCCCACTACGTATTTTTGCAGGAAAGAAAAAACTCGTATAGTTGAAATTTACAGCCCAAATAACGTCTATCATCCTCCTACTCTTAACCACTTTGGCCGTCTATGCCCAAGAGGTTAGTATCCAAGTTCTCCAACAAGGAACGTCTTTCAGCGACTCTTCCTTTTATGATATTATTCCCGTAGCCAACCAATTTTGGATTGGTGGCAAGTACGGAACCCTCAAAGCCAGTGATGCCAACGGCCAACTTTCCGACATTTCGTACCCCAACCAACACGTTGATATTTATAAATTTGACCGCTTCGATGACCAAAACCTGATTGCTTGCGGTGATAAAGGAGTGATTTACAAACACAACTTAGGGTCAAAAACGTGGGAAGTGATACGGGTAAAAGGCTACGAAAAAGCATGTTTTTACAACATGGCCGTCGTCAATGACTCTACGGCGTTTATCTGCGGTGGCAACTCAGCCATTGCCCACTCTCAGAAAACCATTCCGTTGGGTTTTATTCTCAAATCCATTGACCGTGGTCGCACTTGGGAAAAAGTCTATAGCAATCCTTTTCAAATGGTTTGGTGCGTTAAGTATAATCCTCATAATCAGCAAGTATATGCCTTAATGTACACCCCAAACAAGACTTTTTTGTACGCACTCTCAAACGACCAATGGAAACGTCAGGAAAAAATAGGCAATAGTATTTTTCACGAAATTCAGTTTGACAGCCCATCGCAGTACGTAGCCATGGGTGGGTGGATTGGAAAAAAAGGGCGCGTTCATCGCAATCGGCAACGTTCCGAAATCCCACTTTCGGGCTTGGTTTGGGGGCGCGTAACCAACCACAAATACGAGCTTTACACCGCCTGCAATGGACAAATATTACTGGGCGACAACGCAGGAAAATACAAACGTTTTGGCATACAACTCAACGACCAATTTAGCATTTACGAAGCCGTTTTTACTTCCGAAAACACCGCATTAGCCATCGGTAGCGCCCAAACCCTGCTTAAAATCACGATTCAGCCCACGCTTCCTACTGTAGGAAGTGCTCAGTAAAGTTGAAGAAATTTTTGCAAGCCCAAGGCAATCAACGCCGTCGTGTAGGCATCGGATGTGAAGTAAAGTACATTGCGCACCACCGTTCCTCCCGAAAAAAACACGCCTCCCTTCCAATAAATCTGGTCTTTTTCCTGCTGTTTTTGGCTATTTAAAAACTCTACCACCAACCCTACTTTTTCTTTAGGAACATCGACTCCTGCTTCTTTAAAATACAACAACGCCAACAACGCATAAGCCGACGACTGCACCACATCTCGGTGATTTACTTTTCGACGACTCCAAAAACTTCCATTGTCCCGCTGTGAAGCAACGAGGTGACTCAACATGATTTTGGCAGTTGGTCGTAACGAAGAATCGCCAGCGGCAAATGCTTTGGCAACCGCGTAATGAAAATGGTAGCGGTTTGGGTAATACGTCGCCGCCCGCCGCCAGCGCTGCATTTTTGCTTGGTGTTCAATAAAGTTTTTTGCCCCTACCCGCCCTCGGCTTTGGGTCAACTCGCCCTTTTTGGCCAAATAGGTCAGGACGTTGGCGTTCACGACGGCGTCTAGGTCGTTGGTCCCGTACGGAATGTAAGGCTGATAAGGCGTTGGGTAGCAAATACTACTTTTCAGAAAAAACGTCTGGTTGTGTCCAATCGTTTTTAAGATATTCCAACGTTTAAATTCCGCCTCCTTTCCTAGCCAAGTCATATAAGCACTTGAATTAGGCAAGCCATTAAATAAGTAATTGTACCAATGGCGATTTTTACGATTTTCGTCCAAAAACGCGTCAAAAATCCGAGGGCTTACCAAGCTGTCATTTGTCCCAAAAATGCGGTTGTGATACCAAATCGCCAAGTTACCCGAAGCCGTATCGTCGGCGTCATTTTCGACGTTGGCAGCATTATTGATATAACGAGAATTTAATTTATACTGCGTTGGACGCCGCACCAACGGCACAGGCTGCGGTTCTGCCCCCCGTTGTAAGTCGCGATTGGGCGGTAATTTTTTCCAAAAATTAAATTCCAAATTCGTAGCGTACGAACAAATTTCGGGGTAGGCTTTGAGTAACATGGGGCGAATTTTATGCAAAGCGGTGTCCGACAAATACATTTCAGCCAACAAGTTATGAATACCAATTGTGGTAAAACTGTTTGAGTCTCGGTACTTGTGGCGTGTACCTAACAGTACAAAACGCGT contains:
- a CDS encoding hybrid sensor histidine kinase/response regulator — protein: MSTETLKLLIVDDDEDDFYLTSDYLKEIPSKTFDITWANSFNEGIKKLTQDNFDLCFFDFLLGAKTGIDLLKMALERGVSCPIVLLTGKGDQHIDLEAMRLGAMDYLVKSELDSEKLNRCIRYSLERAESVRRLRESETRLRNIFEHMKDAVLLKRPNGLIFYHNTAALTLLGFDETDIRQLHFRDLFVTVSDYDRYVQALEHRDSLDHFDALLLRKNNERMLCSLHISRHTDSEGIPYIMIVIQDITTRKKLERDRLLAEKAASTARLVRTLAHEVRNPLTNIHLSLDQLEPELEDEDLRLFTDIIRRNGHRINGLITELLNSFKPQETILKHVSIQDILEAALAEAIDRINLKKITLVKEFGQACFLELDESKIKIALLNLIINAIEAMEPESGVLTIVTYIDDETCFVKVQDNGSGISPENLNRLFEPYFTSKTNGLGLGLAATLTILHSHQATVEVESELEKGTTFTVMFPLAKYTSFAEEEMV
- a CDS encoding lmo0937 family membrane protein; protein product: MRSLLYIIAVILVIGWLIGAFAYSASGLIHILLVFAVISFLIGFIRRGTV